The region TACGAATGAATAGTGGGGAAATTCCGGAGGATGAACAATCGGACCTTGATTTGGATTATGGGGATACTGCAGAAGAGAAGAGTACCGAGGATCCGACACTGATCAATATCCCGCTTGGGGAAGTAACTGGTAATACTGTACTTTCTAATCTTGGCCCCCAAATACCTGTAAACCTGGAGCTGGTTGGAAATGTGAAAACGGATGTAAAACATGAAGTAGAAAAATTCGGGATTAATAGTGCGCTAGTGAAGGTTTATATTCATGCCGAGGCTGAAGTGCAAATTGTTATACCGTTTTCCACCAGTGTCAAAGAAGTAAGCACTGATGTTTATGTGACTTCCGGTATTGTGATGGGGAAAGTTCCGGAATATTACGGCGGTGGGGGAAACAACAATCCGCCAATTTCGATACCAAAAAATGAGTTGCAAAAAGATAAGTAGACTAGTATAGTATTAATATAAATAAATAATCAACCTTATCAGATCGGTGAGGTAGAGGCGCAAGCAGGATGAGTAT is a window of Lentibacillus daqui DNA encoding:
- the yunB gene encoding sporulation protein YunB; protein product: MLRRRPVFKKRRSPLPAKNILVITMILFVAMIGLTLIIVDAGIKPTLRDIAEVKTTEFATRGINAAVKFAEDYDFENVTEFTRDNEGNITSWKFRPDAINEINRYATDRAEEFFLRMNSGEIPEDEQSDLDLDYGDTAEEKSTEDPTLINIPLGEVTGNTVLSNLGPQIPVNLELVGNVKTDVKHEVEKFGINSALVKVYIHAEAEVQIVIPFSTSVKEVSTDVYVTSGIVMGKVPEYYGGGGNNNPPISIPKNELQKDK